A stretch of the Streptomyces venezuelae genome encodes the following:
- a CDS encoding MFS transporter produces MVGTVDTYRKVIALTGPLLPLVSFFARLPVAMAQFGSVLLVAETSGSLATAGVVGGTLSAGQVVCGPVLGRIADRRGQRPVVLTAAAVNALATGALVAGALGGLDTVPLALIGAVAGASVPLIGPLARTRSVALAHRAKADEGVVGAVHSLEGTLDEVSFVIGPALVGLAALLAHPAVALGGAAALVAVFAIAYALHPTAAVTAGSPAPAKTTGGRRTRPPGVVYSVRASLALQGAMFGGCQAGIAALTAELGAPGQAGIVYAAMGVVSAAVGLALGALPARFGLRLRWRVATAAALLLSVPLLFTGSLWSLYAVVTVLGAAYAPHLITAFSLTERHVEPARLAEAMAFAASSLVAGQALALALSGRLAEWYGPSGAFAVAVGAAALSLALALLTRVPAARTHTVTAFIPAQQTASLDTSPGTASPDTSPGTSADTTHSYAGR; encoded by the coding sequence GTGGTTGGAACCGTCGACACCTATCGCAAAGTCATCGCCCTGACCGGGCCCCTTCTCCCGCTCGTCTCCTTCTTCGCCCGACTCCCCGTCGCCATGGCCCAGTTCGGGAGCGTGCTGCTGGTCGCCGAGACCAGCGGCTCCCTGGCCACCGCCGGAGTCGTGGGCGGCACGCTGTCCGCCGGACAGGTGGTCTGCGGCCCCGTACTGGGCCGGATCGCCGACCGGCGCGGGCAGCGCCCCGTGGTACTGACCGCCGCCGCGGTGAACGCCCTGGCCACCGGCGCCCTGGTGGCCGGCGCGCTCGGAGGGCTGGACACCGTCCCGCTCGCCCTGATCGGCGCCGTCGCCGGCGCCTCCGTCCCGCTCATCGGGCCCCTCGCCCGGACCCGCTCCGTGGCCCTCGCCCACCGCGCCAAGGCCGACGAGGGGGTGGTCGGTGCCGTGCACTCGCTCGAAGGCACCCTCGACGAGGTCTCGTTCGTGATCGGCCCGGCCCTGGTCGGGCTGGCCGCGCTGCTCGCCCACCCCGCCGTCGCCCTCGGCGGCGCCGCCGCCCTCGTCGCGGTCTTCGCGATCGCCTACGCACTGCACCCGACCGCCGCCGTCACGGCCGGGTCGCCGGCGCCCGCCAAGACCACCGGCGGGCGCCGCACCAGGCCGCCCGGCGTGGTGTACTCCGTCCGCGCCTCCCTCGCCCTGCAGGGCGCCATGTTCGGCGGCTGCCAGGCCGGAATCGCCGCGCTCACCGCCGAGTTGGGGGCACCCGGCCAGGCCGGGATCGTGTACGCCGCCATGGGCGTGGTCAGTGCCGCCGTCGGCCTCGCCCTCGGTGCACTGCCGGCCCGCTTCGGCCTCCGGCTGCGCTGGCGGGTGGCCACCGCAGCCGCCCTGCTGCTCTCCGTGCCGCTGCTGTTCACCGGCAGCCTGTGGAGCCTCTACGCCGTGGTGACCGTCCTCGGGGCCGCCTACGCCCCGCACCTGATCACCGCGTTCTCGCTGACCGAACGGCATGTGGAGCCGGCCCGGCTGGCCGAGGCGATGGCCTTCGCGGCCAGCTCCCTGGTGGCCGGCCAGGCCCTCGCGCTCGCCCTCTCCGGCCGGCTTGCCGAGTGGTACGGGCCCTCTGGCGCCTTCGCGGTGGCCGTCGGCGCTGCCGCGCTCAGCCTGGCCCTGGCCCTGCTGACCCGGGTTCCGGCCGCCCGCACCCACACCGTGACCGCCTTCATCCCGGCCCAGCAGACCGCCTCGCTCGACACGTCGCCCGGCACCGCATCGCCCGACACGTCGCCCGGCACGTCGGCCGACACCACCCACAGCTACGCCGGCCGCTGA
- a CDS encoding 3'-5' exonuclease gives MSWISGPLVAFDLETTGTDVETDRIVTAAVVRLDSAGAVSAERTWLLNPGVAIPEQASAIHGISTEYAREHGVPAASAIEEIAQGVAEELRSGTPLVVMNARYDLSLLDRECRRYEIESISERLGSVPTPVIDPLVIDKHIDKYRKGKRALHALCAHYGVSLDDAHNARADAVAAARVVRRMGEKHQPVGLMPLADLHDLQVRAAAEQSMSLQAYLRRTADPAAVVEPAWPLIPRRG, from the coding sequence ATGAGCTGGATCAGTGGGCCGTTGGTGGCCTTCGACCTGGAGACCACGGGCACCGACGTCGAGACCGACCGCATTGTGACGGCGGCGGTCGTGCGCCTGGATTCGGCCGGGGCCGTCTCGGCCGAGCGGACCTGGCTGCTGAATCCCGGGGTAGCCATACCCGAGCAGGCGTCGGCGATCCATGGCATCTCGACGGAGTATGCCCGCGAGCACGGGGTGCCGGCCGCTTCAGCCATTGAGGAGATCGCACAAGGCGTTGCTGAGGAGCTGCGCTCGGGGACACCTCTGGTGGTGATGAACGCACGCTACGACCTGTCGCTTCTGGACCGTGAGTGTCGGCGCTACGAGATCGAGTCGATCAGCGAGCGGCTGGGGAGCGTGCCTACGCCCGTCATCGACCCGCTGGTGATCGACAAGCACATCGACAAGTACCGGAAGGGCAAGAGGGCCCTCCACGCGTTGTGTGCTCACTACGGTGTGTCGCTCGATGACGCGCACAATGCGAGGGCCGATGCCGTGGCCGCCGCCCGCGTGGTGCGACGCATGGGTGAGAAGCACCAGCCAGTGGGCCTGATGCCATTGGCGGATCTGCATGACCTTCAGGTACGAGCAGCGGCTGAACAGTCGATGTCATTGCAGGCATACCTGCGGCGTACCGCGGATCCGGCGGCAGTCGTCGAGCCGGCCTGGCCGCTCATCCCCCGGAGGGGATGA
- the treY gene encoding malto-oligosyltrehalose synthase — translation MTQQYATASPASGTPGTPGTPGTPPASTYRLQLHPGFTFGDAEAAVPYLASLGVSHLHLSPVLEAVPGSSHGYDVVDHGRVRAELGGEPGLRALARTARGHGLGLVLDIVPNHMAVPSPLRLNRPLWEVLREGPESPYARWFDIDWAAGGGQLLLPVLGGPPDPARVRVQVAEGLLRYEDHEFPLRAGTAGLALPELLAAQWYRPAWWREGRTSLNYRRFFTISELIGVRVEEPEVFAATHAKVLELVRDGVLAGLRIDHVDGLADPEGYLRRLRGAVGEGCWVVVEKILAREERLPGTWPVAGTTGYDALHRVDGVFVDPAGADALAARYRAATGSPDWPTVAARSAASVLTEDLAPELAAVLRLAAEASAAGGMPPGPAGPGAAGAHPAGGAAPGAAAGVGGAVAALLVGYPVYRPYPGGDGLAPEAVARARETAGDEAVDRVRALLRASPAFAARFAQTSAALRAKSLEDRAFYRYAPLLSATEVGGDPGRPAVTPAEFHAYCTHLERDWPASGTVLSTHDTKRSADVRARIAALSERPDALPLPGPGPAGRGPGDPQLAWVAAQSALGLGAVPDGPERLAAALLKAAKEAALRTSWTDPDPAYEETVPDYADRCAVPGTGGGALAGLAPAVRANTLGATALQLAMPGVPEVYQGGEAEYRALVDPDNRRPARFHREALDRLDAGSAPAGLSEEKLALTAALLRLRRARPGLFRGYAPLAAAGPAAEHCLAFTRADGLLVAVTRLALRLAEAGGWRDTALPLPPGRWTSVLPRADAPYERTHEGTYAGAYEGTVALSVLLGAGSGSPVAVLVRE, via the coding sequence ATGACCCAGCAGTACGCCACCGCGAGCCCGGCATCCGGAACCCCGGGAACCCCCGGAACCCCCGGAACGCCCCCTGCCTCCACCTACCGGCTCCAGCTGCACCCCGGCTTTACCTTCGGTGACGCGGAGGCGGCCGTACCGTATCTCGCTTCGCTCGGTGTGTCACATCTGCACCTGTCCCCGGTGCTCGAGGCGGTGCCCGGCTCGTCCCACGGGTACGACGTGGTGGACCACGGGCGGGTGCGGGCGGAGCTCGGCGGCGAGCCCGGGCTGCGCGCGCTGGCCCGGACCGCGCGCGGGCACGGGCTGGGGCTGGTGCTGGACATCGTCCCGAACCACATGGCGGTGCCGTCCCCGCTGCGGCTCAACCGCCCGCTGTGGGAGGTGCTGAGGGAGGGGCCGGAGTCGCCGTACGCCCGCTGGTTCGACATCGACTGGGCGGCGGGCGGCGGGCAGCTGCTGCTGCCGGTGCTGGGCGGGCCGCCGGACCCGGCGCGGGTGCGGGTGCAGGTGGCGGAAGGGCTGCTGCGGTACGAGGACCACGAGTTCCCGCTGCGGGCCGGCACGGCGGGGCTCGCGCTGCCGGAGCTGCTGGCCGCGCAGTGGTACCGGCCGGCCTGGTGGCGAGAGGGCCGCACATCGCTCAACTACCGCCGGTTCTTCACGATTTCGGAGCTGATCGGGGTCCGGGTGGAGGAGCCGGAGGTGTTCGCGGCCACCCATGCGAAGGTGCTGGAACTGGTCCGGGACGGGGTGCTGGCCGGCCTGCGGATCGACCATGTGGACGGACTGGCCGACCCCGAGGGCTATCTGCGGCGGCTGCGGGGGGCGGTGGGCGAGGGCTGCTGGGTGGTGGTGGAGAAGATCCTCGCCCGGGAGGAGCGGCTGCCGGGCACCTGGCCGGTGGCGGGGACCACGGGGTACGACGCGCTGCACCGGGTGGACGGCGTGTTCGTGGACCCGGCGGGCGCGGACGCGCTGGCCGCGCGGTACCGCGCGGCCACCGGCTCACCCGACTGGCCGACGGTGGCCGCCCGCTCCGCGGCCTCGGTCCTGACCGAAGACCTGGCCCCGGAACTGGCCGCGGTCCTACGCCTGGCGGCCGAGGCCTCGGCGGCCGGCGGCATGCCCCCCGGACCGGCCGGGCCGGGGGCTGCGGGGGCGCACCCCGCGGGTGGGGCCGCGCCGGGGGCGGCGGCCGGGGTGGGTGGGGCCGTGGCTGCGTTGTTGGTGGGGTATCCGGTCTACCGGCCGTACCCCGGGGGCGACGGGCTCGCGCCGGAGGCGGTGGCGCGGGCCCGGGAGACCGCCGGGGACGAGGCCGTCGACCGGGTCCGGGCGCTGCTCCGCGCCTCACCGGCCTTCGCCGCCCGGTTCGCCCAGACCTCGGCCGCGCTGCGCGCCAAGTCCCTTGAAGACCGCGCCTTCTACCGGTACGCCCCGCTGCTCTCGGCCACCGAGGTCGGCGGGGACCCGGGCCGGCCGGCCGTCACCCCGGCCGAGTTCCACGCGTACTGCACCCACCTGGAACGGGACTGGCCCGCCTCCGGCACCGTCCTCTCCACGCACGACACCAAACGCAGCGCCGACGTCCGGGCGCGGATCGCCGCGCTCTCGGAGCGGCCGGACGCCCTGCCGCTCCCCGGCCCCGGCCCGGCCGGGCGGGGGCCGGGCGACCCCCAGCTCGCCTGGGTCGCCGCCCAGAGCGCTCTGGGGCTCGGGGCGGTCCCCGACGGGCCGGAGCGGCTGGCCGCGGCCCTGCTGAAGGCGGCCAAGGAGGCCGCGCTGCGGACCAGTTGGACCGACCCCGACCCGGCGTACGAGGAGACCGTCCCGGACTACGCCGACCGCTGTGCCGTCCCCGGGACGGGCGGCGGCGCACTCGCCGGCCTGGCACCGGCCGTACGGGCCAACACCCTCGGGGCCACCGCCCTCCAACTGGCCATGCCCGGGGTGCCCGAGGTGTACCAGGGCGGCGAGGCGGAGTACCGCGCCCTGGTGGACCCCGACAACCGCCGCCCGGCCCGCTTCCACCGGGAGGCCCTGGACCGGCTCGACGCCGGGTCGGCGCCCGCCGGGCTGTCGGAGGAGAAGCTGGCCCTGACGGCCGCGCTGCTGCGGCTGCGGCGGGCCCGCCCCGGCCTGTTCCGCGGGTACGCCCCGCTGGCCGCAGCCGGTCCGGCGGCGGAGCACTGCCTCGCCTTCACCCGGGCGGACGGGCTGCTGGTGGCCGTGACCCGGCTCGCGCTTCGGCTCGCGGAGGCGGGCGGCTGGCGGGACACGGCCCTGCCGCTGCCGCCGGGCCGCTGGACCTCCGTACTCCCCCGGGCCGACGCCCCGTACGAACGTACGCACGAAGGTACGTACGCGGGCGCGTACGAAGGCACGGTCGCGCTGTCCGTGCTGCTCGGCGCGGGCTCCGGCTCCCCGGTCGCGGTCCTCGTCCGGGAATGA
- a CDS encoding S1 RNA-binding domain-containing protein, with the protein MTVWPDLSIDVDAVLASLPDEGPVEFVWEDENGALSSTVVDESDYKELAARVAGARAATALSLTLDERHPLFTAVLPDSDGVLRARWRTEPTPSDRNWAFLKTLHRGQICTGTVTKIASFGVTFVDIGGFTAMINIPELSWRRFEHPSDIVTVGQEISAEILDVDLVRERVPLSLKALQEDPMPPFVQQVGQTVTGIVTKLVPFGAFVRIEDREDGLEGLVHLTELAEGHVVQPEDVVQVGDALTVKIMEVDLSRRRITLSHLQALAPGER; encoded by the coding sequence TTGACCGTCTGGCCTGACCTGTCCATTGATGTCGACGCGGTCCTCGCCTCGCTTCCCGACGAGGGTCCGGTGGAGTTCGTATGGGAGGACGAGAACGGGGCTCTCTCCAGCACGGTGGTCGACGAGTCCGACTACAAGGAACTGGCCGCCCGGGTGGCAGGCGCCCGTGCCGCCACGGCCCTGTCTTTGACCCTCGACGAACGCCACCCGCTGTTCACCGCGGTCCTGCCCGACAGCGACGGCGTCTTGCGCGCCCGATGGAGGACCGAGCCGACGCCGAGTGACCGGAACTGGGCCTTTCTGAAGACTCTCCACCGTGGGCAGATCTGCACCGGCACGGTCACCAAAATCGCCAGCTTCGGTGTGACCTTTGTGGACATCGGCGGCTTCACCGCGATGATCAACATTCCCGAGCTGTCCTGGCGCCGCTTCGAGCACCCCTCTGACATCGTCACTGTCGGCCAGGAAATCTCGGCCGAGATCCTCGACGTCGACCTGGTGCGCGAGCGTGTGCCGTTGTCCCTGAAGGCATTGCAAGAGGACCCGATGCCGCCGTTTGTACAGCAAGTCGGCCAGACGGTGACCGGCATCGTGACCAAACTCGTACCGTTCGGCGCCTTCGTCCGAATCGAAGACAGAGAGGACGGCCTCGAAGGCTTGGTGCATCTCACCGAGCTGGCCGAAGGACACGTCGTTCAGCCCGAGGACGTGGTCCAGGTCGGAGACGCCCTCACGGTGAAGATCATGGAGGTCGACCTTTCACGGCGCCGGATCACTCTCTCCCACCTACAGGCGCTTGCCCCCGGAGAGCGCTGA
- the glgX gene encoding glycogen debranching protein GlgX, with translation MQVWPGQAYPLGATYDGAGTNFAVYSEAARRIELCLLHEDGSETAVELRETDAFVRHAYLPGIMPGQRYGFRVHGPYEPERGHRCNAAKLLLDPYARAISGSVTWGEEVYGYHFGRPDSRNNLDSAPRTMSSVVVNPYFDWANDRPPRHEYHHTVLYEAHVKGLTMRHPDLPEELRGTYGALAHPAVIGHLTKLGVTALELMPVHQFVNDHRLVDDGLSNYWGYNTIGFFAPHNGYASGDRGQQVLEFKSAVRALHEAGIEVILDVVYNHTAEGNHLGPTLSFRGLDNASYYRLAEDPRYYTDTTGTGNSLLMRSPHVLQLIMDSLRYWVTEMHVDGFRFDLAATLARQFHEVDRLSSFFDLVQQDPVVSQVKLIAEPWDLGEGGYQVGNFPPLWTEWNGKYRDTVRDLWRGQPRTLADFAGRLTGSSDLYQDDGRRPLASINFTTCHDGFTLHDLVSYNEKHNEANREGNRDGESHNRSWNCGAEGPTGDPEILELRERQMRNFTATLMLSQGVPMLSHGDEFARTQNGNNNAYCQDNELSWVDWPDLGKPPPPLLEFTRQMVWLRRNHPVFRRRRFFHGRPVEGAHDELSDIAWFTPYGEEMRARDWQAQNTRGLTVFLNGEAISEPGVRGERITDDSFLLMFNTSADPQEFTLPAGHGAQWRMVVDTARAEVMPPGAGPQFAAGDRVALTGRSLVVLQRPA, from the coding sequence ATGCAGGTCTGGCCCGGGCAGGCGTATCCCCTCGGCGCGACGTACGACGGCGCCGGCACCAATTTCGCGGTCTACTCCGAGGCCGCCAGGCGCATCGAGCTGTGCCTGTTGCACGAGGACGGTTCGGAGACCGCGGTGGAGCTGCGGGAGACGGACGCCTTCGTCCGGCACGCCTACCTGCCCGGCATCATGCCCGGTCAGCGGTACGGCTTCCGGGTGCACGGCCCGTACGAGCCCGAGCGCGGGCACCGCTGCAATGCGGCCAAGCTGCTGCTGGACCCATACGCGCGGGCCATCAGCGGGTCCGTCACCTGGGGCGAGGAGGTGTACGGCTACCACTTCGGCCGCCCCGACTCCCGCAACAATCTGGACTCCGCCCCGCGCACGATGAGCTCGGTGGTGGTGAACCCGTACTTCGACTGGGCCAACGACCGGCCGCCGCGGCACGAGTACCACCACACCGTGCTGTACGAGGCGCACGTCAAGGGACTGACGATGCGCCACCCCGACCTTCCGGAGGAACTGCGCGGCACGTACGGGGCGCTCGCCCATCCGGCGGTCATCGGGCATCTGACGAAGCTCGGGGTGACGGCACTGGAGCTGATGCCGGTACACCAGTTCGTCAACGACCACCGGCTGGTGGACGACGGGCTGAGCAACTACTGGGGCTACAACACCATCGGGTTCTTCGCCCCGCACAACGGCTATGCCTCCGGGGACCGCGGCCAGCAGGTGCTGGAGTTCAAGTCGGCGGTCCGGGCCCTGCACGAGGCGGGGATCGAGGTGATCCTGGACGTGGTCTACAACCACACCGCGGAGGGCAACCACCTGGGTCCCACGCTGTCCTTCCGGGGCCTGGACAACGCCTCGTACTACCGGCTCGCGGAGGACCCGCGCTACTACACGGACACCACCGGCACCGGGAACTCACTGCTGATGCGGTCCCCGCACGTGCTCCAGCTGATCATGGACTCGCTGCGGTACTGGGTCACCGAGATGCATGTGGACGGCTTCCGCTTCGACCTGGCGGCCACCCTGGCCCGGCAGTTCCACGAGGTGGACCGGCTGTCCTCGTTCTTCGACCTGGTGCAGCAGGATCCGGTGGTGAGCCAGGTGAAGCTGATCGCGGAACCCTGGGACCTGGGCGAGGGCGGCTACCAGGTGGGCAACTTCCCGCCGCTGTGGACCGAGTGGAACGGCAAGTACCGGGACACGGTACGGGACCTGTGGCGCGGCCAGCCGCGCACGCTCGCCGATTTCGCGGGCCGGCTGACGGGCTCCTCGGACCTCTACCAGGACGACGGCCGGCGCCCGCTGGCCTCCATCAACTTCACCACCTGCCACGACGGTTTCACCCTGCACGACCTGGTCTCGTACAACGAGAAGCACAACGAGGCGAACCGGGAGGGCAACCGGGACGGGGAGAGCCACAACCGGTCCTGGAACTGCGGGGCGGAGGGACCGACCGGCGATCCGGAGATCCTGGAGCTGCGGGAGCGCCAGATGCGCAATTTCACGGCCACCCTGATGCTGTCCCAGGGGGTGCCGATGCTCAGCCACGGCGACGAGTTCGCCCGCACCCAGAACGGCAACAACAACGCGTACTGCCAGGACAACGAGCTGTCCTGGGTGGACTGGCCGGACCTCGGCAAACCGCCGCCCCCGCTGCTGGAGTTCACCCGGCAGATGGTGTGGCTGCGCCGCAACCACCCGGTGTTCCGGCGCCGCCGGTTCTTCCACGGACGCCCGGTGGAGGGCGCCCACGACGAGCTGTCGGACATCGCGTGGTTCACCCCGTACGGCGAGGAGATGCGCGCCCGGGACTGGCAGGCGCAGAACACCCGCGGGCTGACCGTGTTCCTCAACGGGGAGGCGATCTCCGAGCCCGGGGTCCGCGGCGAGCGGATCACCGACGACTCGTTCCTGCTGATGTTCAACACCAGTGCGGACCCGCAGGAGTTCACCCTCCCGGCGGGGCACGGCGCCCAGTGGCGGATGGTGGTCGACACGGCCCGGGCGGAGGTGATGCCACCCGGCGCCGGACCGCAGTTCGCGGCCGGCGACCGGGTGGCGCTGACGGGACGGAGCCTGGTGGTGCTTCAGCGGCCGGCGTAG
- a CDS encoding SAV2148 family HEPN domain-containing protein: MSSGGLELPPGDGGHEGGAAEAGAVSLAGPEAPGGVSRTGAELDWGADAWSEVRTRAQRAGRAYIWLNLIEQRLRAVVGAVLRPIYEPVHGEDDWVVAAAGPAGQEWVQRAVAVREVSRRKGYLLDPADDNVLSFLTLPQLRELMVQHWPCFEPYFDDRRDIELALDELEVTRNVVSRNRALSQAVLSQAERASARLLEVLGGGAGSPSADRLPIDAVEDLVGDRYADVISVHPDRVRLQRQLPAEDLFGGARRLDAIGIGLNLLVQNYSGRRLVRLVEAGCRVRLLFLNPASSAVKRRERELGLRKGELSRSVEMNILHVRRVRAGLRDPSGFSIHVFDETPRFTAYLVEGENSGIAVVQSYLRRARGMEAPVLVLRGGGRGVPRDADHGLFTTYREEFESVWEDSRPVS, translated from the coding sequence GTGAGCTCGGGAGGTCTGGAGCTGCCCCCTGGTGACGGCGGTCACGAGGGCGGCGCCGCGGAGGCCGGGGCGGTCTCCCTGGCAGGACCGGAGGCGCCCGGCGGAGTCTCCCGTACCGGCGCCGAGCTGGACTGGGGCGCCGACGCCTGGAGCGAGGTCCGCACCCGGGCCCAGCGGGCCGGCCGTGCGTACATCTGGCTGAACCTGATCGAGCAGCGGCTGCGGGCCGTGGTGGGCGCGGTGCTGCGGCCGATCTACGAGCCGGTGCACGGCGAGGACGACTGGGTGGTCGCGGCGGCCGGACCGGCCGGCCAGGAGTGGGTGCAGCGCGCGGTCGCGGTCCGCGAGGTCAGCCGCCGCAAGGGCTACCTTCTGGACCCGGCCGACGACAACGTTCTCTCCTTCCTGACCCTCCCGCAGCTGCGCGAGCTGATGGTCCAGCACTGGCCCTGCTTCGAGCCGTACTTCGACGACCGGCGCGACATCGAACTCGCCCTGGACGAGCTGGAGGTCACCCGCAACGTGGTCTCCCGCAACCGCGCCCTCTCGCAGGCGGTACTGAGCCAGGCGGAGCGGGCCTCGGCCCGGCTGCTGGAGGTGCTGGGCGGCGGCGCCGGCAGCCCCTCCGCGGACCGGCTGCCCATCGACGCCGTCGAGGACCTGGTCGGCGACCGGTACGCGGACGTCATCTCGGTCCACCCCGACCGGGTCCGGCTCCAGCGCCAGCTGCCCGCCGAAGACCTGTTCGGGGGCGCGCGACGGCTGGACGCCATCGGCATAGGACTGAACCTGCTCGTCCAGAACTACTCGGGGCGAAGACTCGTCCGGCTGGTGGAGGCGGGCTGCCGGGTCCGGCTGCTGTTCCTGAACCCGGCGAGCAGCGCGGTCAAGCGGCGCGAGCGGGAGCTGGGCCTGCGCAAGGGCGAGCTGAGCCGCTCGGTGGAGATGAACATCCTGCACGTCCGCCGGGTCCGGGCGGGCCTGCGCGACCCCTCGGGCTTCTCCATCCACGTCTTCGACGAGACCCCGCGGTTCACCGCCTACCTGGTGGAGGGCGAGAACTCGGGGATCGCGGTGGTCCAGTCGTACCTGCGCCGGGCCCGCGGCATGGAGGCGCCGGTGCTGGTGCTGCGGGGCGGCGGGCGGGGCGTGCCCCGGGATGCCGACCACGGGCTGTTCACGACCTACCGGGAGGAATTCGAGTCGGTGTGGGAGGATTCCCGGCCGGTGTCCTGA